Genomic window (Nicotiana sylvestris chromosome 7, ASM39365v2, whole genome shotgun sequence):
TTTCACCACATCTTTAAAAGTCGCATGTTCCACCCAAAAATTTAAGAACTTGAAAGGTTTTTTATAGGTGGAGTCTCAATATCAGACTTTAGATACATTGGACTATGATCAGAACCAGTCTTTGACAAATGTTGCACCTCTATTCCTGGAAATGTTTGTTGGAACTCAACATTGGCCAATCATCTGTCTAGTCTTTTAAATATACAGTCCTCCTCTGCTctcccattccaccatgtaaatatgTTGCCTTTAAATCCAAGGTCGAAGAGATTGCAAGTGCTGATGCAGTGtcgaaaatcatcaatttcattcaATGATACAGGTAACCCACCAAACTTCTCTTCTTCGTCCCATATTACATTGAAATCACCTCTTACAAGCCATGGTGCATCCATATCCCTTGCCATTGCATATAATGAATCCCATAATTCTATCCTCTCAATTGCATCACATTTTTCATATATCAATGTTAGGACAAACTCCACATGTGATTCAGTATGAAACAAACTTAGTGTTAATTGTTGCACCATATTGTACATAACAGTTACCTCAAATACCTCATCTATGAAAGCCCAGATCTTGTTGGAAACATTTGAAATTGCCTGTGCAAGTCCTATCTTGTTTCTGTACCTTTCCAGTTTTTTTGCTTGTTGCTTTGGCTCCATTAATCCTACAAATTCATAGTGGTTTTGCCTATGCATTTTTGTCAACCTTTCAAAGGCTtgttgtgtgttgactgaccttATATTCCAAATGAGAGCATTCATCACTGATTGTTTGATTTAGTTAGCGTTCTCCTTGTGTGCACTCCATCTTTTGGTGCtgcaaaattatctttttgttgcttcttcttaccttttgctgctgattttgcCTTTTCCACTTGCGTAGGTGATAAGTCACCTTGCCTTGCAGCATTCATAAGGTGTTGGGTAGTTGATTCTTGATCCATGTCGTATCCTGATttaccaggttcttttctttcttcattgtCTTCCTTCCCTCCTGATGTAGGTCCAAATGAATTCTTTTTAAGGACCAAGGCTTTCTCTTCTCCTATTTTTAACAGCTGCAACTTGTTTTTCTCCAATGTAACAGTAATATTTACTATTTCTGttttttgttttggttgtttCTCCTTCTCTGTTGTGTTGTGTCCTTGTGGGTCTTCTTGTGATTTCTGAAATTGATCATCTTCTGTTCCTCTAGGATCATTTACCTCTGGGCCTTTTCCTTCATAGTTTCTAATTTCTGTGACTTCTGCTGTTTGAAAATTATTGTTGTGCTCAACATTTTCTGATCCTTCCTTTATTAAAAAATTACCAGTTGTATTGTTGTCATTGGCATGGAGCTCTCCATTTACACTTTGCTCATTTTCTTCTTTGTCCTTCTCATTTGGTTCCTCATCAGCTTGTGCTCCTAGTGACACTTCGTTCTCCTCTGAATCGTATTCCCTTTGCGCATCCCATAGCCTGCCTCCACAGTCTTGcactctttctttaaatgtagaCGATTTTGACCCTTCTCCTTGAGAATTTGGAGTTCTATTAAGTACCTTGTTCACTAATGTATCTTGTGATGGGATTTCCTGGCATGGTTTATTGATCTTCATTATTCCTTCTCCTGTTTTATTCTTGAAGCTTCTTTCTACCCATTGTGCAGTATCATTTTTTGCTTTTGATGCCTCCTTTCCATTGACTAGACCATTAGTCGAACTAATCCCCGATGATTTAAGATGAAAGGCTTATGCTGCTGGATTTAACTTTCCGTCATTATTGAccatatttttttggtttttgctttGTAGATGCTTGGTTATGAAGTGCTGAACCGTTTGTTGCTGCATTAGCCACCACCCTTGCAAATTGATTAACAGGttcttcctcttcatccatcCCTTGTAATATTGCAAACTTGTTAGCTACTTGAACATGATCATTATCTTCATTGTCTACTGCCACCAATTCCTTACCACTGTTGCTTTGTGCTTCTACTTGTCTCTCTACAGTGCTCGTACCCTCCTTGTTCTTATTGTTTTCAAACTGCTTAGCTGGTGCCATCTCCATTCCATTATTAGTGAgactagtattttgatttactacaATTTTAACTCTGTTGTCCTTCACTTCCTTCCATTGCTCTTTTGCTGTAACATTCACATTACCCACGACCTTTCCACTAGATAACATCATTATAGGTTGTGAGTTCCTATGTCTTGTTTCTTAGCTGTATCTGCTTGGTTATATTTCTCCTTCTCCACATATAGTTCAGGGTGTATCCTCCAGCATTCAAATTGATCATACTCTTGAAGTTTACAATGTCTGCAATATTTAGGCAGCATGTCATATTGAATTCTCACCCATTCAGTCCTTGTTGTTCCTTTAGCTTCGTTGACTATGTCCATCCTCACCTTTTTAGGCAAATCTGCAAGTAGATCTACTAGTACCTTTACCCTAGCACAACTAGGTCTAGTTTTATTAATTGTTGCCATGTCTAGATGCATAGGTTTACCTACTGCTGAAGCTAGAGAAAATAGACATTCCTTTACAAAAAAGGTTGGCAATAGACCTGGGAATGAAATCCAAGCCATTGCCTTGGGAGTTTCTTCATCTGCTCTAAACTTTGAGTCATAAATCAACGGCCTAAGCTGATATTGATAGTCATCCCTGTCCTTTATGTAATgagtttttgatgagaaatgaaGATAGTCCTGCCTTAACGTCATTCTAATTAAAATATGTCTATCTCTTAGAAATCCAATGTTACATTCACCTTTAATTCCGCATTGAATTGGTATTAACTTACGCAGTTGTTGAATTTCTGGGCTGCCATAAGAACATTTACCAACTATTGCATATTGTAATCCTTCGATGATATCCATCCTTTCTACTTCTGCTTCTGTGAACTAAATAACATGTTCTCCATTCAATATTGTAGGTGGACGAATAGGAATTGGCTCAACTTCTTGTTGCTCCTGCTTTGCAACATTTAAAGTGCAAGGTTTCAGAAATTTGGAGTAATCCATCGGCTGTTTGTTGTTATTTGTGTTCCCTGATGTTTGTGCAATATTTGGAGGAGGTTGTTTAGGTAGCGCAGCCTCCAAATGTGGCTGGCCACCTGCCTGTGTGTCTATTACAGTTGTAATTCTTTAGCACTTTACTTACATGACAAAAGTGCAGCAGCTTTGCAAGAACACGATGCTACTGTAATTTGAATTAGCTTCACGTTACCTACTACGTATGGCTATGAATCCAACTTCACAGTACGAAATGAAGCTTAGAATTCAAACCAATCTCTTTAACGTTATCAAAACAAGCTATGGTGCTTAACAGTAGCGCTGGAATTAGCTGAATTGCAAAAATTGAATGAAGAACATTGTCTGCTACAGTAACTCGTGGAAATGAAATTAAGATCTACGAAAACTGAATATAGATCtgaagttgaaatcaatttggtaTTATTCGTAAGGAAATTATGTATCTTTTGACACCAAGTTTGGTTAGTTCCACCACCGGATTCCGGAGTTATGATCGGAAAATGATGACTAAATTACTATTCCTTATCTTCCTAGAGAGAAGGCAGAGTGCATATTATGTTCCTAGAAGATTACGTTTTTCATGAAACTGGAGAGTTTTCAATGTCCAACTGTGTATCaatcttcttaagatattcaatgattgcagttggatccatattctgatgtttccTCTGGAGTTCAGAACTCATAGAAGTGAGAATGATGCATTTAATAGCAAGGCAATCTTCCAAGTATTTCTAATAAACCTTGGTGCCATGAACGATCACATCAATGAGTTTTTCATACAagagaacaattctcaaatttctataccagtcatcaaagtttggtcctaccaacttgttggtctcaagtatttcacGCAGTGATATAATAGAtatattgagaaatctaaaatatagaaaagaaaaggtaATAACATAAGAACATATTTACATAAATCATGAAGACATGTacttttatctaaatgatattttcactaattattttaaactatttaccctcattatagtttacgaaatctttatttctgttagtggagtaaaggaatcttttaataatatgtATGAGCCCTttggaagtcaagtcgtttctcacatatattataaaggtaggtactcttaccaattgtatccaCATACAATTTTCTTAAATAGCTATGTCAAATAGTCCCTTGGTAGTCAGGTCGACCCTATTGGCATAGTTaagttcaaccatcatgatagcaaagaacttattaaattttatactccccaGGTAGTCCAGGTGTCTAGtaaaaaattgaataattctaatgcaataaataattttaacgtattctcgaactataagtctcctTGTTGTCAGGCTGCTCCTTATAAACgagaaataaataaaattatttactttgatggatagctctataataaaatatcttatattttattatttaagaattcaaattttagtaagagggGATTGTTACTAATACAgtttttaataacatgaagatcaaatcttttatagcatgtgagtttagttcaagttgtctacatgcttagtcctaaattgattcacatcacatgtaataaataatttaaaattatgtaaCGAACAAGCATGTGACATAAAAACAAAATTCAACATCTTCTAACATGTTTATCTGGTGTATCACATAAAAATAATACATGCCAGAAAActattattaattaacatctcatgaactaataac
Coding sequences:
- the LOC138872825 gene encoding methyl-CpG-binding domain-containing protein 10-like, whose protein sequence is MKINKPCQEIPSQDTLVNKVLNRTPNSQGEGSKSSTFKERVQDCGGRLWDAQREYDSEENEVSLGAQADEEPNEKDKEENEQSVNGELHANDNNTTGNFLIKEGSENVEHNNNFQTAEVTEIRNYEGKGPEVNDPRGTEDDQFQKSQEDPQGHNTTEKEKQPKQKTEIVNITVTLEKNKLQLLKIGEEKALVLKKNSFGPTSGGKEDNEERKEPGKSGYDMDQESTTQHLMNAARQGDLSPTQVEKAKSAAKGKKKQQKDNFAAPKDGVHTRRTLTKSNNQ